The genomic stretch GGGCGAGAAGACGCGCGACGTTTCGCGCAGTTACTCGCGCGTGGAGAAAAAGGCTAGCCGGGGTGTTGCCTGCTGGGCTATACTGCAGTCAGTCACTAACTAGGCGTCGCCGAAAGAGAATTCCGTCCCGGCGACTCGGGAAGGGGTGGTCAAGCCAGTGTTTGAACGATTCACCGAGCGGGCGCGACGGGTCATCATTCTGGCACGTGAGGAAGCGGGCCGTTTCCGTCACGATTTCGTCGGCACAGAGCACGTTCTCCTCGGCCTGATTCGCGACGGCGAGGGGATCGCGACCGCCGTCCTCCAACGTCTGGGCCTCCGGCTCGAGACGGTGAAGGCGGAGGTCGAGCGGGCCTTGGCCGGCTTCCCCAAGACGCTCACGTTCGGTGAAGTGCCCTTCACGCCGCAGGCCAAGCGCGTCCTCGAACTCTCGATCGAAGAGGCCCGCCAGCTCGGCCACAACTACATCGGCACCGAGCACCTCCTCCTCGGCCTGATGAAGGAAGGCCAGTCGATCGCCGCGAAGATTCTCGAGTCGCTCGGTGCGCGTCTGGACGAGGTCCGGCAGGAGACGCTCGCGCTCCTCGGCGACCAGTACTACCCGCGGCCCAAGAAGCGGTCGCAGACGCCCGTCCTCGACGAGTTTGCCCGTGACCTCACGCAGCTGGCCCGCGAGGGTAAGCTGGATCCGGTCATCGGGCGTGAGCAGGAGATCGAGCGCGTCATCCAGATCCTGGCCCGGCGCACGAAGAACAACCCGGTGCTGATCGGCGAGCCGGGCGTGGGCAAGACGGCCATCGTCGAGGGCCTCGCTCAGAAGATCGTCAACCACGACGTGCCCGACGTGCTCGTGAACAAGCGGCTGCTCCAGCTCGACCTGGGCGCGCTGGTCGCCGGCACCAAGTACCGGGGCCAGTTCGAAGAGCGCCTCAAGGCGGTGATGAAGGAGATCCGCCAGTCGGAGAACGTCGTCCTGTTCCTCGACGAGCTGCACACGCTCATCGGTGCCGGCGCCGCCGAAGGGGCGATTGACGCCTCGAACATGCTCAAACCAGCGCTGTCGCGCGGCGAGATCCAGACGATTGGCGCGACGACGCTCGACGAGTACCGCAAGTACATCGAGAAGGACGGCGCCCTGGAGCGCCGCTTCCAGCCCGTCCTCGTGAAGGCGCCGTCGGTGCCGGAGGCGATCGAGATCATCCGGGGCCTGCGCCACAAGTACGAGGCGCACCACCGCGTCAAGATCACGGAGCAAGCCATCACGGCGGCCGTCAATCTCGCCGATCGCTACATCACGGACCGTCAACTTCCGGACAAAGCGATCGACGTCATCGACGAGGCGTCTTCGAGGACGCGGCTCATGGCGTTGACGCCGCCGCCCGAGGTGAAGGAGATCGAGAAGGAGCTGGAGCGGGTGATCCGCGAGAAGGACATGTACCTGGAGGCCCAGGAGTTCGAGAAGGCTGCCTCGCTCCGCGAAAAGGAGAAGATCCTCCGCCATCGCGAGGAGGAGCTGAAGCGGGAGTGGGAGAAGAACAAGGGCAAGGGCAAGCAGCTGGTCGAGGAAGAGGACATCGAGTTCATCGTCTCCCGCTGGACGGGCATCCCGCTGGCCAAGCTCGAGGAGAAGGAGTCCGCGAAGCTGGCGCGCATGGAGGAGGCGCTGCACGGGCGGATCATCGGCCAGGCCGCCGCCGTGGCCGCCGTGTCCCGGGCCATCCGGCGCTCGCGGGCGGGCCTCAAGGACGCCAAGCGGCCGGTGGGCTCGTTCATCTTCCTGGGCCCGACCGGCGTCGGCAAGACGGAGCTGGCCCGGGCGCTGGCCGAGTACCTTTTCGGTGACGAGAACGCGCTGGTCCGCGTCGACATGTCGGAGTACATGGAGAAGTTCTCCGTCTCGCGCCTGCTGGGGGCGCCGCCCGGCTACGTCGGCTACGAGGAGGGCGGGTTCCTGACTGAGAAGGTGCGGCGGCGCCCGTACTCGGTGGTGCTCTTTGACGAGATCGAAAAGGCCCACCCGGACGTCTTCAACATGCTGCTCCAGGTATTGGACGACGGCCGGCTGACGGACTCGCTCGGGCACGTCGTCGATTTCAAGAACACGATCCTGATCATGACGTCGAATCTCGGCACCGGCCTGATCGGCAAGCGCGTGTCGCCGGGCTTCCTCCAGGAGTCAGACGAGCAGTCGTACGAGAAGATGAAGGACCGCGTGATGGAGGAGCTCAAGCGGACGTTCCGCCCGGAGTTCCTCAACCGGGTTGACGAGATCGTGGTCTTCCACGCCTTGACCGCGGAGCACATCAAGGCGATCATCCGGTTGATGATCCGGCGCATCAACAAGCAGCTTTCGGACAGGGGCATCGAGCTGGTCCTGACGCCGGCCGCGGAGGACATGCTGGTCGAGAAGGGGTACGACGCCACCTACGGAGCCCGACAGCTCAGGCGGACCATCCAGAAGCACATCGAGGACCCCCTGGCGGAGGCGATCGTCCGCGGTCAGATTCCGGAGAGCGCGCGGATCGAGGTGGACGTCGAAGGGGGTAACTTCGTCTTCCGCGAGGCCCAGGCCGCCGACGCGCCTCTCGAGCTTGCAGAACACTAGTCAAAAGTTCGCGCGAGCCTGAGCGGCCGGTGAGGATCAGGGGGAGAGTGCGCCTCTCCATTTTTTTTGCGTGCGTGGCCCTGTTCGTTCCCACCGGGCGGGCGCCGGCGCAGCAGCGTTCCATCCTCGTGAAAGAGATCGGCGTCGAGGGCAACCGCCGGGTCCAGGAGGCGGTGATTCTCGGCCGGGTCCAGACCAAGATCGGCTCGCCTTTCAACCCCTCCCAGCTCAGCGAAGACCTCCGGTCGATCTTCGGCCTCGGCTTCTTCGACGACGTCCAGCTCAAGGTCGAGGACTTTGAGGGAGGCGTCAGGGTGATCTTCGTCGTCGTCGAGCGCCCTTTCGTGCGCGACGTCGACTTCGTGGGGAATAAGAAGGTCACGACGAGCGAATTACAAGATAAGATCGACATCAAGCTCGGCAGCGTCTACAACCCCGTCGATGTCCAGAAGGCCAAGGAAAGGCTGACCGAGTTCTACGAGCAAGAGGGGTACTTCGAAGTGCAGATCACGCCGGAGGTGGAGAAGTTCACCGACGGCGACGTGCGGGTGGTCTTCAGCATCAACGAGGGGCGGCGGATCACCATCGACCGCATCGTGATCCACGGCAACAAGGGCCTCACCGACCGCGAGATCAAGAAGGCGCTGGTGACGCGGGAGCGCGAGTACTTCATCTTTCGGGCCAAGCTCCAGCGCCAGAGGCTCGACGAGGACGTCGAACGCATCCTGGCCCTCTACAACGATCACGGCTATGTCCAGGCGCGGGTCGACGGATACGACATCGCCGTCGATCGGGAGAAGGCGCGGGTGACGCTCACGTTCAACGTGGTGGAGGGCCTCCAGTACCGGGTGGGCGAGATCACGATCACCGGGGTGACGCTCTTCCCGGAAAGCGAGGTGCGTCGCCTGGTCACGCTCGCGCCCGGCGACGTCTACTCCCGGACCAAGCTGCGCGACAGCATCCGGCAGATCACCGACCTCTACAGCACCATCGGCCGGGCCTCGGCGGACATCACTCCCAAGACGGACCAGATCCAGGCCACGGCCAAGGTGAATATCTTCCTCGAGATCAGCGAGGGCCCCGAGGTCTACGTGGAGCGCATCAACATCAGCGGGAACCTCCGCTCGCAGGACAAGATTCTGCGGCGGGAGGTCCCGATGGCCGAGGGTGATCTGTTCACGCTGCAGAAGCTGCAGCGGGCGCGCCAGCGCCTGCTGAACCTGGGATACTTCGAGAACGTCGACGTGAACGCCCAGCCCGGCTCCGACAAGACCCGGATCATCGTCAACATCGAGGTCACCGAGCGGCCGACCGGCATCTTCAGCATCGGCGGCGGCTACTCCTCGGTCGACAGCTTCATCGGCACCATCGACCTGTCGCAGCGCAACTTCCTGGGGCGCGGCTGGGAAGCGGCGATCCGCATCCGGGCGGGAGCCAACACCCAGCAGGGCATCATCAGCTTCACCGAGCCCTGGCTCTTCGACCGGCCATTGTCGGCGGGCTTCGATATCTTCAACACCGTCCGCGAGTTCATCGAGTACGACTACGACACGCTGGGCGGCGGCCTGCGGCTGAGCCATCCGTTCGCGGAGTACTGGCGCTGGCACACGGGCTATCGCATCAGCCGCGACATCATCAGCCACCTCCGGGACGAGTCGGACCCGACGCTCCGCGACGAGGAGGGCACCCGGGTGACGTCGCTCGTTTCCGGGGCGCTGACGCGGGAGAGCCGCGACAGCGTCATCGCCCCCACCCGGGGCGGACAGGTATCGCTGAACGTGGACTTCGCCGGGCTTGGCGGCGACTCGAAGTTCGTGAAGACGGTGGCGTCCACCAGCTACTTCCACCCGATCTGGCTCGGTCACGTCCTTTCCGGACGAGCCGAGGCCGGCTACGGGTTCGGCTGGGCGGACGAGCCGCTACCGATCTTCGAGCGGTTCTACCTCGGCGGCCCCAACAGCATCCGGGGCTTCAAGTTCCGGAGGGTCTCGCCGACCGACGACACGGGGCTGAGGATCGGCGGCACCAGCGAGCTGCTCGGCAATCTGGAATATATCATCCCGTTGCCGTTCAACATCCGCATCGCGGGCTTCTTCGACATCGGCAACGTTTACGGGTTCAACACGAAGTTCGATCCGACCGATCTGCGAACGGCGGCCGGGGCGGGGATCCGCTGGCTGTCTCCGTTCGGTCCGATCCGAATCGACTACGGTGTCAACCTCGATCGACGGAAGGGCGAGGACTTCGGCGCGCTGCACTTCTCGGTCGGGTCACCGTTCTAGGAGGGTGGCATGAAGGGAGTAGGGGCCGGGGCCGTCATCGGTGCGGGCGCTCTCACCTTGGGGGCTCTGGGGTGGGCGCAGGCTCCGGCGCAGCCGGTATCGTCGCCGAAGATCGTGTACATCGACGTCTCGCGCGTGCTCGCCCGCTCGGCGGCCGGCGTGGCGGCGCGGGAGCAGCTCGAGAAGGAGAAGGCGGTGATGCAGAAGGAGATGGACGTCAAACGCCTGGAGATCGACAAGCTCCGCGACGAGCTGGACAAGAAGAGCGCCCTGCTGACCGGCGAGGCTCGCCGCGAGAAGGAGGAGACGCTCGAGCGCAAGCGGCGCGATGCCACCCGACTGGCCGACGACTTCCAGCGCGAGCTGGCGCGGAAGGAGCAACAGCTCGCCGCCCGGGTCCTGCAGGATCTCTCCGGCGTCATCGACCGCATCGGCAAGGAGAGGGGATACTACATGATCGTGGAGCGGCGGGGCGCCGGCGTGCTCTACAGCGCCCCCGAGGCCGACCTCACCGAGGAGATCATCCGCGCCTACGACCAGGAGTCGGCGCCGAAGGGGAAGAAGTAACCGCGATGGGAGAAGGGGTCGGCCTCACACTGGGCCAGATCGCCGCGGCGCTGGGAGCCACGCTCGAAGGAGATCCCTCCCGCATCGTCATCGGAGTGGCGCCGCTGGATTCCGCGGGTCCGACGCACATCTCGTTCCTGACCGATCCGCGCTATGGCCAGGCGGCGCGCGCCTCGCGGGCGGGCGCCTTCATCGCCCCTGCCGACGTCACCGGCCTGCCGGCGCCGACGCTCCGCTGTCAGTCCCCGCGGCTGGCCCTGGTGGACCTCCTTGCGCTCTTCCATCCGCCCGCCGCGGTGGTGCCCGGCGTCCACCCGTCCGCGATCGTCGCCCCCGGCGCCCGGGTGGCGCCGACCGCGTCCGTGGGGGCGCTCGCGGTCGTGGAGTCGGGCGCCCTGATCGGCCCCGGCGTGCGGCTTCATCCGCTGGTGTACGTCGGCGCCGGCGCCGAGATCGGCGAGGCCTCGGTCCTCTATCCGCACGTCGTCGTCCGGGAGGGGGTGCGGGTGGGCCGCCGCGTGGTGGTGCACCCGGGCGCGGTGATCGGCGCCGACGGATTCGGGTACGCCTTCGACGGCACGCGCCACCGGAAGATCCCGCAGGTGGGAGGGGTGCGGATCGAGGACGACGTGGAGATCGGCGCCAACACGACGATCGACCGGGCGACGCTCGGCGAGACCGTGGTCGGCCAGGGCACGAAGATCGACAATTTGGTGCAGGTCGGTCATAACGTCGAGATCGGCGAGCATTCGCTTCTGATCGCCCAGGTCGGGATCTCCGGATCCAGCCGCCTGGGACGGGGAGTGACGCTGGCCGGCCAAGTGGGCGTGGCCGATCACGTCACCATCGGCGACGGCGCCATGGTCGGCGCCCAGTCGGGAGTGCACGCGGACATCGCCGCCGGCGAGAAGGTCCTCGGCACGCCGGTGCGGCCGCTGACGCAGAGTAAGCGCATCTATCTGGCCGAGGGGCAGCTCCCGGACCTGGTACGCCGGATGCGCACGCTCGAGCGTCGCCTGGCACGGATCGAGGCTCGCCTGGGCGGCCCGGCCGCTGGAGAGACGGATGACGACGCCTGAGACCATCCATCCGACGGCGCTCGTGGATCCGAAGGCCACGCTCGGCGCGGGCGTGCGCGTCGGCGCGTTTTCGATCATCGGGCCGGAGGTGACTCTCGGCGCCGGAGTGGAGATCGGGCACCACGTGGTGCTCGAGGGACGCGTGGTCCTGGAGCCGCGGGTCAAGGTGGGCCACGGCGCCGTGATCGGCGGCGAGCCGCAAGACGTGAAGTTCAAACCGGGAACGCCGTCGGGGGTGAGGATTGGCGCGGAGACGGTCGTCCGGGAGTACGTCACCATTCACCGGGCGACGCAGCCGGAGGGCTGGACGGAGATCGGCACCCGCTGCCTCATCATGGCGCTCAGCCACATCGCGCACGACTGCCGAGTGGGCCACGGCGTCATCATCATCAACTACGCAGGCATCACCGGCCACTGCCAGATCGGCGACCACGCGACGATCGGCGGCTACACGGGTATCGTCCCCTTCGTGCGGGTGGGCGCCTACGCGTACATGGGCGGGTGCGGCAAGATCACCGCCGACCTGCCGCCCTTCATGCTCGCCGACGGCACGCCGGCGACGGTGCGCGGCGTGAACGTCATCGGCCTCCGCCGGGCCGGCATTGCCGCGCCCGACCGGCGCGCGCTGCAGGAGGCGTACCGCCTCCTCTACCGGGCCGGTCTCAGCCCCGGTAAGGCGCTCGAGCGCATTCGCGCCGAGCTGCCCGCCAATCCACTGGTGGAGCAGTTGATCCAGTTCGTGGCGTCGTCGCGGCGGGGCATCTGCCCTCCGCCCGGCGGCTGGCGCGACTCGGCCGCCGGCGGGGACGCCACCGAGGACGCCGAGCGTGAGAGGGTGATCTGATGGCTGGATCGGGGCGCATTCGCGCGGGCGTGGTCGGCGTCGGGCACATGGGCCAGTACCACGCCCGGGTGTACGCGGAACTGTGGGACGTCGACCTGGTGGGGGTCACCGACATCGACGGCGACCGGGCGGCCGAGGTCGCCCGGCACTACGACACGCTGGCCTTCACCGACCATCGCGACCTCATCGGCCGGGTCGACGTCGTCAGCGTCTCGGTGCCCACCGAGCAGCACTTCCACGTCGCCCGGGACCTGCTGGAGGCGGGCGTTGGCGTGCTCGTCGAGAAGCCGATGACGCCCACGCTCGAGGAGGCCCGCGAGCTGTTCGCCGTCGCGCGCGGCGCGGGGGCCGCCCTCCAGGTCGGCCATGTGGAGCGGTTCAACGGCGCCGTCCAGGAGCTGCGGAAGATCGTCGAGTACCCCATCCTGGTCGAGTCGCGGCGCCTGGGGCCATTCGTTCCGCGCGCCCAGAAGGACACCGTGGTGATGGATCTCATGATCCACGACCTCGACATCGTGCTGGCCCTGGTGCCGGGCCGCCCGCTCCGGCTCACGGCGTTCGGCGCCTCCGTACACTCGGACGTCACCGACGTCGCCAACGTGCAGCTCTGGTTCGAGAGCGGCACGATCGCCACCATCACCGCGAGCCGGGCCACCGAGGAGAAGATCCGCACGCTGGCCATCACCCAGCCCGATGCCTACATCGTGCTCGACTACCTCGTGCAGGACATCCAGATCCACCGGCGCGCCGCGCAAGAAGCCACCCCGAACCGCGAGGCGATCCGTTACCGGCAGGCCTCCTTCGTCGAGCACCTGTTCGTGCACAAGGACAACCCCCTCAAGCTCGAGATCGTGCACCTGATCCGGACCGTGCAGCGCATGCGCGCCGGCGAGCCGGTCGATCTGGCCGAGGCCGAGGACCTCCGCTCGCTGGCGATGGCGCTCGAGATCGAGCGCATGATCCGCGACGGCCGCTGCGAGACCGTCTTTCCTCCGGACTGGCCGTGGAGCGCGGTCTCGGCCTGATGTGCGGCGCCGGCGTCCTGCCGGCGCTCATCGCGGGCCGGGCACGGCGTCAGGGATGGCGCCTGGTGGCCTTCACGTTCCCCGGCGCCCCCGACATGAGCGGGCAGGCCGACCGCACCATCCCCAGTCGCTTCACCGATGCCGGCCCCATCCTGGAGTCCTTTCAGGAAGAGGGCGTGTCGGCCGCGGTCCTGTGCGGCAAGTTCGCGATGCGCGACGTGCTCCGGGCGGAGGCCGAGGACGCCGTCGCCCGCGAGATGGCCGCCCGCGCGGGGTCGCGTATCGACGTGAAGCTCGTGGAGATCGTCATCTCCACCTTCGCGTCGGTGGGGGTGGAGGTGCTCGACCAGCGGACGTTCCTCGCCGACCTGCTCGCCACCACCGGCTGCTGGTCGCGCCGGCGGCCGACCGGCGAGGAGTGGGACGAGATTCGCCGCGGGCTCGGGCTGGCGCGCATGATGGCCGACGCCCGGATCGGGCAAACGGTCGTGCTGCGCCGTGGCGCGGTCACTGCCGTCGAGGCGGCCGAGGGCACCACCGAGGCGGTCCGTCGCGGCACCGCGCTCGGGGGGCCGGGGGCGGTGATCGTCAAGGCGGCGGCGCGCGACCATGATTACCGGTTCGACACTCCGGTGATCGGCGAGGAGACCGTCGCGGTGGCGGCGGCCGGGCGGGCCGCGGTGCTCGCCGTGGAGGCGGGCCGCGTGCTCGTTCTCGACAGGGAGGCCACGGCCCGTGCCGCCGACGCGGCCGGCCTGGCGCTCGTGGGGATGGATGACGCGAGTTGAGTGGCCGCAGGAGCTGCGAATCATGCTCGTGGCCGGGGAGGCGTCGGGGGATCTGCACGGCGCTGCCCTCTGCCGCGCGCTGAAGATGCAGGCGCCCGGGGCGCGCCTTTTCGGGATGGGGGGCAGCCGAATGGCCACGGCCGGGATGCAGCTGCTGGCTGACATCGGCGACACGGCGATCGTGGGCATCAGCGAAGTCGTCCGTCGTCTGCCCGCCCTGCGCCGGACCTATCGCCGCCTGGTCTCGGCGATCCTCAGCGAGCGGCCGGCCGTGCTCGTCCTGATCGACTACCCGGGGATGAACCTGCGCCTGGCGGCCACCGCGCGCGCGGCCGGCGTTCCCGTCGTGTACTTCATTCCTCCGCAGATCTGGGCCTGGCGGCCGGGACGGGTGAAGACCATTCGACGATACGTGGCGCTCGTGCTCGCCGTCTTTCCCTTCGAGCGCGCGCTCTATCGGAGCGCCGGGGTGGCCGCGGAGTTCGTGGGCCACCCGGTGCTGGACGCGCTGGCGGCGGCGCCCGAGCGGAGCGCTGCCCGCCGCGAGCTGGGCGTGGAGGAGGGCGCCCTGCTCATCGGCCTGTTGCCGGGCAGTCGCGGCCAGGAGATCGAGCGCATGACCCCGCTGCTGCGGGACGCGGCGGCGCGGATCGCCGCCGTCCACCCCCGGGCGCGCTTCATGCTGGGCCTGGCCCCCACGGTCCGCCGGGACGCCGTGGAGGGACATCTGAACGCGCGCCCGCCGATCCAGGTGGTCGCCGACCGGACCTACGCCGTGATGCGCGCGGCCGACCTGTTGCTCGTCACGTCGGGCACGGCGACCCTCGAGGCCGCGCTGCTGGGCACGCCGATGGTCGTGTGCTACCGCGTGTCCCTCTTGAGCGAGCTGATCGGCCGTTTGATGGTGCGCGTTCCGTGGATCAGCCTGGCCAACATCGTGCTCGGGCGCGCCGTCGTGCCCGAGC from Candidatus Methylomirabilota bacterium encodes the following:
- the lpxB gene encoding lipid-A-disaccharide synthase, whose amino-acid sequence is MLVAGEASGDLHGAALCRALKMQAPGARLFGMGGSRMATAGMQLLADIGDTAIVGISEVVRRLPALRRTYRRLVSAILSERPAVLVLIDYPGMNLRLAATARAAGVPVVYFIPPQIWAWRPGRVKTIRRYVALVLAVFPFERALYRSAGVAAEFVGHPVLDALAAAPERSAARRELGVEEGALLIGLLPGSRGQEIERMTPLLRDAAARIAAVHPRARFMLGLAPTVRRDAVEGHLNARPPIQVVADRTYAVMRAADLLLVTSGTATLEAALLGTPMVVCYRVSLLSELIGRLMVRVPWISLANIVLGRAVVPELYQRRDATAARVAREALALLDTPEALEAQRQAFGELSEQLGRPGVGDRAARLVLAVAGARA
- the lpxI gene encoding UDP-2,3-diacylglucosamine diphosphatase LpxI (LpxI, functionally equivalent to LpxH, replaces it in LPS biosynthesis in a minority of bacteria.), with the protein product MERGLGLMCGAGVLPALIAGRARRQGWRLVAFTFPGAPDMSGQADRTIPSRFTDAGPILESFQEEGVSAAVLCGKFAMRDVLRAEAEDAVAREMAARAGSRIDVKLVEIVISTFASVGVEVLDQRTFLADLLATTGCWSRRRPTGEEWDEIRRGLGLARMMADARIGQTVVLRRGAVTAVEAAEGTTEAVRRGTALGGPGAVIVKAAARDHDYRFDTPVIGEETVAVAAAGRAAVLAVEAGRVLVLDREATARAADAAGLALVGMDDAS
- the lpxD gene encoding UDP-3-O-(3-hydroxymyristoyl)glucosamine N-acyltransferase; this encodes MGEGVGLTLGQIAAALGATLEGDPSRIVIGVAPLDSAGPTHISFLTDPRYGQAARASRAGAFIAPADVTGLPAPTLRCQSPRLALVDLLALFHPPAAVVPGVHPSAIVAPGARVAPTASVGALAVVESGALIGPGVRLHPLVYVGAGAEIGEASVLYPHVVVREGVRVGRRVVVHPGAVIGADGFGYAFDGTRHRKIPQVGGVRIEDDVEIGANTTIDRATLGETVVGQGTKIDNLVQVGHNVEIGEHSLLIAQVGISGSSRLGRGVTLAGQVGVADHVTIGDGAMVGAQSGVHADIAAGEKVLGTPVRPLTQSKRIYLAEGQLPDLVRRMRTLERRLARIEARLGGPAAGETDDDA
- the lpxA gene encoding acyl-ACP--UDP-N-acetylglucosamine O-acyltransferase, with product MTTPETIHPTALVDPKATLGAGVRVGAFSIIGPEVTLGAGVEIGHHVVLEGRVVLEPRVKVGHGAVIGGEPQDVKFKPGTPSGVRIGAETVVREYVTIHRATQPEGWTEIGTRCLIMALSHIAHDCRVGHGVIIINYAGITGHCQIGDHATIGGYTGIVPFVRVGAYAYMGGCGKITADLPPFMLADGTPATVRGVNVIGLRRAGIAAPDRRALQEAYRLLYRAGLSPGKALERIRAELPANPLVEQLIQFVASSRRGICPPPGGWRDSAAGGDATEDAERERVI
- the bamA gene encoding outer membrane protein assembly factor BamA — its product is MRLSIFFACVALFVPTGRAPAQQRSILVKEIGVEGNRRVQEAVILGRVQTKIGSPFNPSQLSEDLRSIFGLGFFDDVQLKVEDFEGGVRVIFVVVERPFVRDVDFVGNKKVTTSELQDKIDIKLGSVYNPVDVQKAKERLTEFYEQEGYFEVQITPEVEKFTDGDVRVVFSINEGRRITIDRIVIHGNKGLTDREIKKALVTREREYFIFRAKLQRQRLDEDVERILALYNDHGYVQARVDGYDIAVDREKARVTLTFNVVEGLQYRVGEITITGVTLFPESEVRRLVTLAPGDVYSRTKLRDSIRQITDLYSTIGRASADITPKTDQIQATAKVNIFLEISEGPEVYVERINISGNLRSQDKILRREVPMAEGDLFTLQKLQRARQRLLNLGYFENVDVNAQPGSDKTRIIVNIEVTERPTGIFSIGGGYSSVDSFIGTIDLSQRNFLGRGWEAAIRIRAGANTQQGIISFTEPWLFDRPLSAGFDIFNTVREFIEYDYDTLGGGLRLSHPFAEYWRWHTGYRISRDIISHLRDESDPTLRDEEGTRVTSLVSGALTRESRDSVIAPTRGGQVSLNVDFAGLGGDSKFVKTVASTSYFHPIWLGHVLSGRAEAGYGFGWADEPLPIFERFYLGGPNSIRGFKFRRVSPTDDTGLRIGGTSELLGNLEYIIPLPFNIRIAGFFDIGNVYGFNTKFDPTDLRTAAGAGIRWLSPFGPIRIDYGVNLDRRKGEDFGALHFSVGSPF
- a CDS encoding ATP-dependent Clp protease ATP-binding subunit — encoded protein: MFERFTERARRVIILAREEAGRFRHDFVGTEHVLLGLIRDGEGIATAVLQRLGLRLETVKAEVERALAGFPKTLTFGEVPFTPQAKRVLELSIEEARQLGHNYIGTEHLLLGLMKEGQSIAAKILESLGARLDEVRQETLALLGDQYYPRPKKRSQTPVLDEFARDLTQLAREGKLDPVIGREQEIERVIQILARRTKNNPVLIGEPGVGKTAIVEGLAQKIVNHDVPDVLVNKRLLQLDLGALVAGTKYRGQFEERLKAVMKEIRQSENVVLFLDELHTLIGAGAAEGAIDASNMLKPALSRGEIQTIGATTLDEYRKYIEKDGALERRFQPVLVKAPSVPEAIEIIRGLRHKYEAHHRVKITEQAITAAVNLADRYITDRQLPDKAIDVIDEASSRTRLMALTPPPEVKEIEKELERVIREKDMYLEAQEFEKAASLREKEKILRHREEELKREWEKNKGKGKQLVEEEDIEFIVSRWTGIPLAKLEEKESAKLARMEEALHGRIIGQAAAVAAVSRAIRRSRAGLKDAKRPVGSFIFLGPTGVGKTELARALAEYLFGDENALVRVDMSEYMEKFSVSRLLGAPPGYVGYEEGGFLTEKVRRRPYSVVLFDEIEKAHPDVFNMLLQVLDDGRLTDSLGHVVDFKNTILIMTSNLGTGLIGKRVSPGFLQESDEQSYEKMKDRVMEELKRTFRPEFLNRVDEIVVFHALTAEHIKAIIRLMIRRINKQLSDRGIELVLTPAAEDMLVEKGYDATYGARQLRRTIQKHIEDPLAEAIVRGQIPESARIEVDVEGGNFVFREAQAADAPLELAEH
- a CDS encoding OmpH family outer membrane protein, whose protein sequence is MKGVGAGAVIGAGALTLGALGWAQAPAQPVSSPKIVYIDVSRVLARSAAGVAAREQLEKEKAVMQKEMDVKRLEIDKLRDELDKKSALLTGEARREKEETLERKRRDATRLADDFQRELARKEQQLAARVLQDLSGVIDRIGKERGYYMIVERRGAGVLYSAPEADLTEEIIRAYDQESAPKGKK
- a CDS encoding Gfo/Idh/MocA family oxidoreductase codes for the protein MAGSGRIRAGVVGVGHMGQYHARVYAELWDVDLVGVTDIDGDRAAEVARHYDTLAFTDHRDLIGRVDVVSVSVPTEQHFHVARDLLEAGVGVLVEKPMTPTLEEARELFAVARGAGAALQVGHVERFNGAVQELRKIVEYPILVESRRLGPFVPRAQKDTVVMDLMIHDLDIVLALVPGRPLRLTAFGASVHSDVTDVANVQLWFESGTIATITASRATEEKIRTLAITQPDAYIVLDYLVQDIQIHRRAAQEATPNREAIRYRQASFVEHLFVHKDNPLKLEIVHLIRTVQRMRAGEPVDLAEAEDLRSLAMALEIERMIRDGRCETVFPPDWPWSAVSA